Proteins from a genomic interval of Mycolicibacterium grossiae:
- a CDS encoding Na+/H+ antiporter, which produces MTLVLLLVVATVLLAPLAERITVPYPVVLLGFGLLLGLVPGMSVPTVDPEWILPLVLPPLLFAAGRRTSWRQFLDNRRAIGLLAVALVAVTAFAVGATVSALVPGLPLVAGVALGAAVAPPDPVAATAAARKLRLPRRLRTILEGEGLSNDATALVLYEVTIAATVTGAFSPSKAATALGLAVVVGIGVGLLIAAAARWLLDKLPPHPSGSALVLAIPFVAYWIADAAHGSGVLAVVTVALALSRYGDVESAQTRLVTGTAWDMVELLLTGAAFAFVGLELRNVATAVDGPLHVALWQALAVTAVVVLIRFAWIFPVGAVDERLLRRRVHLAEPVGWREMTVASWAGMRGVVTLAAVLALPAGAQPFPERDRLIFIAFVVIVATMLVQGLTLPLLVHRLGVRASDDDRDLAEQQLITRAREAGTRRLEHLRETGEVPSDVLDHAEDNAERMWHSIGFDPHDTEEDSRRNADHARTANGIKDELLTAAREEIVAARAESGVDPTIVDGLLRRLDARGALPE; this is translated from the coding sequence GTGACGCTGGTCCTGCTGCTGGTCGTGGCGACCGTGCTGCTCGCGCCGCTGGCCGAGCGCATCACCGTGCCCTATCCCGTCGTGCTCCTGGGCTTCGGCCTGCTCCTCGGGCTGGTGCCCGGGATGTCGGTGCCCACGGTGGATCCCGAGTGGATCCTGCCCCTGGTGCTGCCGCCGCTGCTGTTCGCGGCGGGCCGGCGTACGTCGTGGCGCCAGTTCCTCGACAACCGCCGCGCGATCGGCCTGCTGGCGGTGGCCCTGGTGGCGGTGACGGCCTTCGCGGTGGGTGCCACCGTCAGTGCGCTGGTGCCCGGGTTGCCGCTGGTTGCGGGTGTCGCGCTGGGAGCCGCGGTCGCGCCGCCCGATCCGGTGGCCGCGACTGCCGCGGCGCGCAAGCTGCGCCTGCCGCGGCGACTGCGCACCATCCTCGAGGGGGAGGGGCTCAGCAACGACGCCACCGCCCTGGTCCTCTACGAGGTGACGATCGCGGCCACGGTGACCGGCGCGTTCTCCCCCTCGAAGGCCGCCACGGCCCTCGGGCTCGCCGTGGTGGTCGGCATCGGCGTGGGACTGCTCATCGCGGCCGCGGCCCGCTGGCTGCTCGACAAGCTGCCGCCGCACCCGTCGGGCAGCGCCCTGGTGCTCGCCATCCCGTTCGTGGCGTACTGGATCGCCGACGCCGCGCACGGCAGCGGAGTGCTGGCGGTGGTCACCGTCGCGCTGGCGTTGAGCCGCTATGGCGACGTCGAGTCGGCGCAGACCCGGCTGGTGACCGGGACCGCCTGGGACATGGTGGAGTTGCTGCTGACCGGAGCCGCCTTCGCCTTCGTGGGTCTGGAACTGCGCAACGTCGCCACCGCCGTCGACGGACCGCTGCACGTCGCGCTGTGGCAGGCGCTCGCGGTGACGGCGGTCGTGGTGCTGATCCGGTTCGCCTGGATCTTTCCGGTGGGCGCGGTCGACGAGCGGCTGCTGCGCCGCCGCGTGCACCTCGCCGAGCCGGTGGGGTGGCGTGAGATGACGGTTGCGTCCTGGGCGGGCATGCGCGGGGTGGTGACGTTGGCCGCCGTGCTGGCGCTTCCTGCGGGAGCGCAACCGTTTCCGGAGCGCGACCGGCTGATCTTCATCGCCTTCGTGGTGATCGTGGCGACGATGCTGGTGCAGGGGCTGACGCTACCGCTGCTGGTGCACCGCCTGGGCGTGCGGGCGTCTGACGACGACCGGGATCTCGCCGAACAGCAGCTGATCACGCGTGCCCGCGAGGCCGGAACCCGTCGACTCGAGCACCTGCGCGAGACCGGCGAGGTACCGTCCGACGTCCTCGACCACGCCGAGGACAACGCCGAACGGATGTGGCACAGCATCGGTTTCGACCCGCACGACACCGAGGAGGACAGCCGGCGCAACGCCGATCACGCCCGGACCGCCAACGGCATCAAGGACGAGCTGCTGACCGCCGCGCGCGAGGAGATCGTCGCGGCGCGTGCCGAATCCGGGGTCGACCCGACGATCGTGGACGGCTTGTTGCGACGGCTCGACGCGCGCGGCGCCCTGCCGGAATAG
- a CDS encoding lipase maturation factor family protein: MEWLAATDYGWARFVLERGVAAVYVIAFLCAARQFRALLGSRGLTPIPAYLARRTFRTTPSVFHLHYSDRFFAVVCWCGVALSAALVLGAADAVPLPVAMLAWLVLWAGYLSIVNVGQLWYSFGWESLLLEVGSAMVFLGNADTAPPLLVLCAFWWLLFRVEFGAGLIKLRGDRCWRDLTCLHHHHETQPMPGPLSWFFHRLPGPLHRVEVAGNHVAQLVVPFGLFAPQPVASAAGAVVVVTQLWLVASGNFAWLNWLTIILGLSAIDDGTVHRVTGLNAPAIGGEQPLWFAALSVAVAALVAVLSVRPARNLLSRRQRMNSTYDPLHLVNSYGAFGTVGRERHEIVFEGSPDDDGDDWRPYEFRGKPGDVRRLPRQCSPYHLRLDWLMWFAAISPSYARPWMGRFCAALLAGDEVTLKLLRGNPFPGAPPRRIRAVLYRYRFTTARELRRDRAWWHREPIGTYLAPVGAADVARLVG; the protein is encoded by the coding sequence ATGGAGTGGTTGGCCGCAACGGACTACGGCTGGGCCCGGTTCGTCCTCGAGCGCGGCGTCGCCGCCGTCTACGTCATCGCGTTCCTGTGCGCCGCCCGGCAGTTCCGGGCGCTGCTCGGCAGCCGCGGTCTGACGCCCATCCCGGCGTACCTGGCCCGACGGACGTTCCGCACGACGCCGAGCGTCTTCCACCTCCACTACTCGGACCGCTTCTTCGCCGTCGTCTGCTGGTGTGGGGTCGCGCTGTCGGCGGCGCTGGTCCTCGGTGCGGCCGACGCCGTCCCGCTGCCGGTGGCGATGCTGGCCTGGCTGGTGCTGTGGGCGGGCTACCTGTCGATCGTCAACGTCGGCCAACTGTGGTACTCGTTCGGCTGGGAATCGCTGCTGCTCGAAGTCGGTTCGGCGATGGTGTTCCTCGGCAACGCCGACACCGCACCGCCGCTGCTGGTGCTGTGCGCGTTCTGGTGGCTGCTGTTCCGCGTCGAGTTCGGTGCCGGGCTGATCAAGCTGCGCGGGGACCGCTGCTGGCGCGACCTCACCTGCCTGCACCACCACCACGAGACGCAACCGATGCCCGGGCCGCTCAGCTGGTTCTTCCACCGGCTGCCCGGGCCGCTGCACCGCGTCGAGGTGGCGGGCAACCACGTGGCACAACTCGTCGTGCCGTTCGGCCTGTTCGCGCCGCAGCCGGTGGCGAGCGCCGCCGGGGCCGTCGTCGTCGTGACGCAGCTGTGGCTGGTGGCGTCCGGCAACTTCGCCTGGCTCAACTGGCTGACGATCATCCTGGGACTCAGCGCGATCGACGACGGCACCGTGCACCGCGTCACGGGGCTGAACGCGCCCGCGATCGGCGGGGAGCAGCCGCTGTGGTTCGCGGCGCTGAGCGTCGCGGTCGCGGCGCTGGTGGCGGTCCTCAGCGTGCGGCCCGCCCGTAACCTGCTGTCGCGCCGGCAGCGGATGAACAGCACCTACGACCCGCTGCACCTGGTGAATTCGTACGGCGCCTTCGGCACGGTCGGACGCGAGCGGCACGAGATCGTCTTCGAGGGGAGCCCGGACGACGACGGCGACGACTGGCGTCCGTACGAGTTCCGCGGCAAGCCCGGTGACGTGCGCCGGCTACCGCGCCAGTGCAGTCCGTACCACCTGCGCCTGGACTGGCTGATGTGGTTCGCCGCGATCTCACCGTCGTACGCCCGGCCGTGGATGGGCCGCTTCTGCGCGGCTCTGCTGGCGGGCGACGAGGTCACGCTGAAGCTGTTGCGCGGCAATCCGTTTCCCGGCGCGCCGCCGCGTCGCATCCGGGCGGTGCTGTACCGCTACCGGTTCACGACCGCGCGGGAACTGCGCCGCGACCGCGCCTGGTGGCACCGCGAACCGATCGGGACGTACCTGGCGCCGGTCGGTGCGGCCGACGTCGCCCGCCTCGTCGGCTGA
- a CDS encoding AI-2E family transporter — protein MNHAADADGRWVSPLVRASAAWSWRLLLLAAAGWVTLELLRYFAVVVVPVAIALVITALLLPAVDFLDRYGALRGGAVAFVMVLGLAVLVGVMSFVVNQFVDGAPQLVDEVTRSVDSTRDWLINGPADLSRDQINRAGDTIIDSLRDHQAQLTSGALSTAGTIAEILTGALLCLFTVIFFLLGGRNIWQFVTRLIPGTQRERVREAGAAGFHSLAGYARATTLVALVDAVAIGSGLAIMGIPLALPLASLIFLGAFVPVVGALVTGFLAVVVALLAKGVVYAAITLGLIVAVMQLEAHILQPLVMGRAVSLHPLAVVIGITGGSVIAGVIGALLAVPAIAFFNSFIRVLAAEDPDRRNEALRHEDGPLVDADADDPD, from the coding sequence ATGAACCACGCCGCGGACGCCGACGGACGGTGGGTCAGCCCACTGGTCCGGGCGTCCGCGGCGTGGTCATGGCGTCTGCTGCTGCTCGCTGCGGCCGGCTGGGTGACCCTCGAACTGCTGCGGTACTTCGCCGTGGTGGTCGTCCCCGTCGCCATCGCCCTCGTCATCACCGCGCTGCTGCTGCCCGCCGTCGACTTCCTCGACCGCTACGGCGCATTGCGTGGCGGTGCGGTCGCCTTCGTCATGGTGCTCGGCCTGGCGGTCCTGGTCGGCGTCATGAGCTTCGTGGTCAACCAGTTCGTCGACGGCGCACCGCAACTCGTCGACGAGGTCACCCGCAGCGTCGATTCCACCCGGGACTGGCTGATCAACGGGCCCGCCGACCTCAGCCGCGATCAGATCAACCGCGCCGGCGACACGATCATCGACTCGCTGCGCGACCACCAGGCGCAGCTGACCTCCGGCGCGCTCTCCACCGCGGGCACCATCGCGGAGATCCTCACCGGTGCGCTGCTGTGCCTGTTCACCGTCATCTTCTTCCTGCTCGGCGGACGCAACATCTGGCAGTTCGTCACCCGACTCATCCCCGGCACCCAGCGTGAGCGGGTTCGCGAGGCCGGTGCCGCGGGCTTCCACTCACTGGCCGGCTACGCCCGCGCGACCACACTGGTGGCCCTCGTCGACGCCGTCGCGATCGGCAGCGGCCTGGCCATCATGGGCATCCCGCTCGCCCTGCCGCTGGCGTCGCTGATCTTCCTCGGCGCCTTCGTCCCCGTGGTCGGCGCGCTGGTCACCGGCTTCCTCGCCGTGGTGGTGGCGCTGCTCGCCAAGGGCGTCGTCTACGCCGCCATCACCCTCGGGCTGATCGTCGCCGTGATGCAGCTCGAGGCCCACATCCTGCAGCCGCTGGTGATGGGCCGCGCCGTGTCACTGCACCCGCTGGCCGTCGTCATCGGCATCACCGGCGGCAGCGTGATCGCCGGCGTCATCGGCGCCCTGCTCGCCGTGCCCGCCATCGCCTTCTTCAACAGCTTCATCCGCGTGCTCGCGGCCGAGGACCCGGACCGGCGCAACGAGGCTCTTCGACACGAGGACGGGCCGCTGGTCGACGCCGACGCCGACGACCCCGACTGA
- a CDS encoding pyridoxamine 5'-phosphate oxidase family protein, producing the protein MDRREVTSVEELRAIVGQPNEAVAKKVRPRLSEAQQQWLSHSPLGFVATTDAAGRVDVSPKGDPPGFVRILDDRTIAIPERPGNRRVDGFLNVLQRPHVGTVFLIPGRGDTLRINGTARILYDAEYFDAMAVDGKRPILALEIAVEEVFFHCAKAFLRSDAWRPDTWDPTAVPSVAQLAKAILPDVDDATLEAQLAEENVRKVLY; encoded by the coding sequence GTGGACCGCCGGGAAGTGACCTCCGTCGAGGAGCTGCGCGCCATCGTCGGGCAGCCGAACGAGGCCGTCGCGAAGAAGGTGCGGCCGCGGCTGTCCGAGGCGCAGCAGCAGTGGCTGTCGCACTCCCCGCTCGGCTTCGTCGCCACCACCGATGCCGCGGGTCGGGTGGACGTCTCCCCCAAGGGCGACCCGCCGGGCTTCGTCCGCATCCTCGACGACCGGACCATCGCGATCCCGGAGCGGCCGGGCAACCGGCGCGTCGACGGCTTCCTCAACGTGCTGCAGCGCCCGCACGTGGGCACGGTGTTCCTCATCCCGGGCCGCGGCGACACGCTGCGCATCAACGGCACGGCACGGATCCTGTACGACGCCGAGTACTTCGACGCCATGGCCGTCGACGGCAAGCGCCCCATCCTGGCGTTGGAGATCGCCGTCGAGGAGGTCTTCTTCCACTGCGCCAAGGCCTTCCTGCGCTCCGACGCGTGGCGCCCGGACACCTGGGATCCCACCGCGGTGCCCAGCGTCGCGCAGCTCGCCAAGGCGATCCTGCCCGACGTCGACGACGCGACGCTGGAGGCGCAGCTGGCCGAGGAGAACGTGCGCAAGGTCCTGTACTAG
- the menE gene encoding o-succinylbenzoate--CoA ligase: protein MATLRAVVIPAVPSAESLLAVLEGVVDGRLSGVLPLPADDREAEHLAAALRVDEEIDDDVAVVVSTSGTTGTPKGAMLTTPALVASADASHERLGGPGAWLLALPAHHVAGLQVVIRSVIAGTVPTVLHPGFDAAALPAAIDAMESGRRYASLVAVQLDKVLADPAATAALATLDAVLIGGGPLPAGIAERARVAGIAVVRTYGMSETAGGCVYDGVPLEGVTVRLDDAGRVHLGGPTVAKGYRNPTTPDPFDEPGWFRTDDVGALDDAGRLRILGRIDDAIGTGGLTVLPSVVEAALADHPAIADAAVFGVDDDRLGQRVAVAVVLATGAAAPTPAELREHVTRTLDATAAPREVHVVAELPRRGIGKVDRRKLTERFTGGA, encoded by the coding sequence ATAGCCACGTTGCGCGCCGTCGTCATCCCGGCCGTCCCATCCGCCGAGTCGTTGCTCGCGGTGCTCGAGGGCGTCGTCGACGGCCGGCTGTCCGGGGTGCTGCCGCTGCCCGCCGACGACCGGGAGGCCGAGCACCTCGCCGCGGCGCTGCGGGTGGACGAGGAGATCGACGACGACGTCGCCGTGGTGGTCTCGACGTCGGGCACCACCGGGACGCCGAAGGGCGCCATGCTCACGACGCCGGCCCTGGTGGCGAGCGCGGACGCCTCCCACGAGCGACTCGGCGGCCCGGGCGCGTGGCTGCTGGCGTTGCCCGCCCACCACGTCGCCGGACTGCAGGTGGTCATCCGCAGCGTCATCGCCGGAACCGTGCCGACCGTGCTGCACCCCGGCTTCGACGCCGCCGCGCTGCCCGCCGCGATCGACGCGATGGAGTCCGGCCGGCGGTACGCGTCCCTGGTGGCGGTGCAGCTGGACAAGGTGCTCGCCGATCCGGCGGCCACCGCGGCGCTCGCGACGCTCGACGCCGTGCTGATCGGCGGCGGACCGCTACCCGCCGGAATCGCCGAGCGCGCGCGGGTGGCGGGGATCGCAGTGGTCCGCACCTACGGCATGAGCGAGACCGCCGGTGGCTGCGTGTACGACGGGGTGCCGCTCGAGGGCGTCACGGTGCGGCTCGACGACGCCGGCCGGGTGCACCTGGGCGGGCCGACCGTCGCCAAGGGCTACCGCAACCCCACGACGCCCGATCCGTTCGACGAGCCCGGCTGGTTCCGCACCGACGACGTCGGAGCGCTCGACGACGCGGGCCGGCTGCGGATCCTCGGGCGCATCGACGACGCCATCGGCACCGGCGGGCTGACGGTACTGCCGAGCGTGGTCGAGGCGGCGCTCGCCGACCATCCGGCGATCGCCGACGCCGCGGTGTTCGGCGTCGACGACGACCGCCTGGGCCAGCGCGTGGCGGTCGCGGTGGTCCTCGCCACCGGTGCGGCCGCCCCGACTCCGGCCGAACTCCGCGAGCACGTCACCCGCACACTGGACGCCACCGCCGCGCCGCGCGAGGTGCACGTGGTCGCCGAGCTGCCGCGGCGCGGCATCGGCAAGGTCGACCGGAGGAAGCTCACCGAGCGGTTCACCGGCGGCGCATGA
- a CDS encoding DUF3349 domain-containing protein, with translation MNAFLTKIVAWLKAGYPHGVPATDQVPLLALLSRRLTNDEVTAVVRDLRDRGEFDHVDIKVLITRITDELPRDEDVERVRARLAAQGWPLDDPRPEESP, from the coding sequence ATGAATGCCTTCCTCACCAAGATCGTCGCGTGGCTGAAGGCCGGCTACCCACACGGGGTGCCGGCCACCGACCAGGTGCCTCTCCTGGCGTTGCTGAGCCGGCGGCTCACCAACGACGAGGTGACGGCCGTCGTCCGCGACCTGCGCGATCGCGGCGAATTCGACCACGTCGACATCAAGGTCCTCATCACCCGGATCACCGATGAGCTGCCGCGCGACGAGGACGTCGAGCGCGTCCGGGCACGCCTGGCCGCCCAGGGATGGCCGCTCGACGATCCGCGACCCGAGGAGTCCCCATAG
- a CDS encoding inorganic phosphate transporter — translation MSAELIILVLLIATALAFDFTNGFHDTGNAMATSIATGALKPKTAVILAGVLNLVGAFLSVEVAVTVTTSVLKIQDSKTGSLVSGIDASTGLTIIFAGLIGGILWNLLTWLFGIPSSSSHALFGGLIGAGLAALGTSGVNWSGVLQKVLIPAIAAPFIAGLVAACGTWLVYRITRNVLKSRREEGFRWGQIATASLVALSHGTNDAQKTMGVIALALITTGHLTGDVKSNGLPFWIIASCALAIGLGTYIGGWRVIRTLGKGLVEIESPQGLAAEASSAAIILSSSAAGMALSTTHVATGSILGSGVGKPGAQVRWAVAGRMAAAWLITLPAAALVGALSYWLSHVLEEVTGNQLVGDGTIFVILVALSGFMYYRAQQQKVDHNNVNADWDEHTNSVVPAEVRTGTEPTAKPTASV, via the coding sequence ATGAGCGCAGAGCTGATCATCCTGGTGCTGTTGATCGCCACGGCACTGGCCTTCGACTTCACGAATGGCTTCCACGACACCGGCAACGCCATGGCGACGTCGATCGCCACCGGTGCGCTGAAGCCGAAGACGGCCGTCATCCTGGCAGGCGTCCTCAACCTCGTCGGCGCCTTCCTCTCCGTGGAGGTCGCGGTCACCGTCACCACGTCGGTGCTGAAGATCCAGGACTCCAAGACCGGCTCGCTGGTGTCGGGTATCGACGCCTCGACGGGACTGACGATCATCTTCGCCGGCCTCATCGGCGGCATCCTGTGGAACCTGCTGACCTGGCTGTTCGGCATCCCCTCGAGTTCGTCGCACGCGCTCTTCGGCGGACTCATCGGCGCCGGCCTGGCCGCGCTCGGCACGTCGGGCGTCAACTGGAGCGGCGTCCTGCAGAAGGTGCTCATCCCGGCGATCGCGGCGCCGTTCATCGCCGGTCTGGTGGCCGCCTGCGGCACCTGGCTGGTTTACCGCATCACGCGCAACGTGCTCAAGAGCCGCCGCGAGGAGGGCTTCCGCTGGGGCCAGATCGCCACCGCCTCGCTCGTCGCGCTGTCGCACGGCACCAACGACGCGCAGAAGACCATGGGCGTCATCGCGCTCGCGCTCATCACCACCGGCCACCTGACCGGCGACGTCAAGTCCAACGGCCTGCCGTTCTGGATCATCGCGTCCTGCGCGCTGGCCATCGGCCTGGGCACCTACATCGGCGGCTGGCGGGTCATCCGCACGCTGGGCAAGGGCCTCGTCGAGATCGAGTCCCCGCAGGGCCTCGCCGCCGAGGCGTCCTCGGCCGCGATCATCCTGTCCTCGTCGGCCGCCGGCATGGCGCTGTCCACCACCCACGTCGCCACCGGATCGATCCTCGGCTCGGGCGTCGGCAAGCCGGGCGCCCAGGTCCGCTGGGCCGTGGCCGGCCGCATGGCCGCCGCCTGGCTGATCACGCTGCCCGCCGCGGCGCTCGTCGGCGCGCTGTCGTACTGGCTGTCGCACGTGCTCGAGGAGGTCACCGGCAACCAGCTGGTCGGCGACGGCACCATCTTCGTCATCCTGGTCGCGCTGTCGGGCTTCATGTACTACCGCGCCCAGCAGCAGAAGGTCGACCACAACAACGTCAACGCCGACTGGGACGAGCACACCAACTCCGTCGTTCCCGCCGAGGTGCGCACGGGCACCGAGCCGACGGCCAAGCCCACCGCGTCGGTCTGA
- a CDS encoding DUF3349 domain-containing protein — MTETRETNAFDNVLGWLRDGYPEGVPPKDYFPLLALLKRSLSEEEVVKAAQSVLKSSDSDTVTEDEIRTAVHAIIEKEPNPEEIHQVAARLALVGWPLASAPAN, encoded by the coding sequence ATGACCGAAACCCGCGAGACCAACGCCTTCGACAACGTCCTCGGCTGGCTGCGCGACGGCTACCCCGAGGGCGTGCCGCCCAAGGACTACTTCCCGCTGCTGGCGCTGCTGAAGCGCTCGCTGTCGGAGGAGGAGGTCGTCAAGGCGGCGCAGTCGGTGCTCAAGTCCAGTGATTCGGACACCGTCACCGAGGACGAGATCCGCACCGCCGTGCACGCGATCATCGAGAAGGAGCCGAACCCGGAGGAGATCCACCAGGTCGCCGCGCGGCTCGCACTCGTTGGCTGGCCGCTGGCCTCGGCGCCGGCCAACTAG
- a CDS encoding VOC family protein → MEILASRVLFRPADYQRSVRFYRDEVGLAIAREYGAGTVFYAGQSLIELAGHGAPPDGAPPFPGALWLQVRDVRATQAELEGRGVPIAREAREEPWGLHELHVTDPDGVTLIFVQIPETHPLRRDTRA, encoded by the coding sequence ATGGAGATCCTGGCCAGTCGCGTGCTGTTCCGGCCCGCGGACTACCAGCGGTCGGTGCGGTTCTACCGCGACGAGGTCGGGCTGGCGATCGCCCGGGAGTACGGCGCGGGAACGGTCTTCTACGCCGGGCAGTCGCTGATCGAGCTGGCCGGGCACGGCGCCCCGCCGGACGGTGCGCCGCCGTTCCCGGGGGCGCTGTGGCTGCAGGTCCGCGACGTCCGCGCGACGCAGGCCGAACTCGAGGGCCGCGGCGTGCCGATCGCTCGCGAGGCCCGCGAGGAACCGTGGGGCTTGCACGAGCTGCACGTGACCGACCCCGACGGCGTCACGCTGATCTTCGTGCAGATCCCCGAGACGCATCCGCTGCGTCGCGATACCCGGGCCTGA
- a CDS encoding ABC transporter permease → MTAGAATAPLRSTFVSQTTLQAGRLLLRWTREPVVLIQSLIFPTFLLVVYKLVIGESIQNLTGANSLYGLVPMCAIVGAMFGAIGAGAALPDERESGLLSRLWALPVHRASALSGRLLAEATRALIGAVAITAVGVAMGLRFGQGALAALSFVLVPVLMVVGFAAVIVAVGVQANGKNIITGLSTVCFLLLFFNSGMVPIDVFPGWLQPAVRAQPMSPAIEAMRGLADSGPILVPLLQSAAWVVGLLAVFGPVAVRGYRIAAESGT, encoded by the coding sequence GTGACCGCCGGCGCGGCCACCGCGCCGCTGCGCAGCACCTTCGTCTCGCAGACCACGCTGCAGGCGGGCCGGCTGCTGCTGCGCTGGACCCGCGAGCCCGTCGTCCTCATCCAGTCGCTGATCTTCCCGACGTTCCTGCTCGTCGTCTACAAGCTGGTCATCGGCGAGTCCATCCAGAACCTCACCGGGGCCAACAGCCTCTACGGCCTGGTGCCGATGTGCGCGATCGTCGGCGCGATGTTCGGCGCGATCGGCGCGGGCGCGGCGCTGCCCGACGAACGCGAGTCCGGTCTGCTGAGCCGGCTGTGGGCGCTGCCGGTGCACCGCGCCAGCGCGCTGTCCGGGCGGCTGCTCGCCGAGGCGACCCGCGCGCTGATCGGTGCGGTGGCGATCACCGCGGTCGGGGTGGCGATGGGGCTGCGCTTCGGTCAGGGGGCGCTCGCCGCACTGAGTTTCGTGCTGGTGCCGGTACTGATGGTGGTCGGTTTCGCCGCGGTGATCGTCGCCGTCGGCGTGCAGGCCAACGGCAAGAACATCATCACCGGGCTCTCGACGGTGTGCTTCCTGCTGCTGTTCTTCAACTCCGGGATGGTCCCCATCGACGTCTTCCCCGGCTGGCTGCAGCCGGCGGTGCGGGCGCAACCCATGTCGCCGGCGATCGAGGCGATGCGCGGGCTCGCCGACAGCGGACCGATCCTGGTGCCGCTGCTGCAGTCGGCGGCCTGGGTCGTCGGTCTGCTCGCGGTGTTCGGGCCCGTTGCGGTGCGCGGCTACCGGATCGCCGCCGAGTCGGGGACCTGA
- a CDS encoding ABC transporter permease has product MSALGALTHRSVLGTVSDGDLIFAIGGPIAFFLCFDVTLRHVIDTGDVPYPQYVLPVIVVQAMIFTAMTTADRAARDNLSGMGIRLRSLPMPALVPVTARMLSALLRAAASLAAALAVGFAFGFRFDGTVLDVVGFCAIALLLSLGLSLGADALGSVSSNAEAAGQTLLIPQLLLVMVSTGIAPAGAFPHWLGWFVERQPVSQIAGTLRDLAQGDVAGGDLSASLAWCLGLLAVFGLIAVRMQRRSA; this is encoded by the coding sequence GTGAGCGCACTGGGCGCCCTGACGCACCGGTCGGTGCTCGGCACCGTCAGCGACGGCGACCTGATCTTCGCCATCGGCGGCCCGATCGCGTTCTTCCTGTGCTTCGACGTCACGCTGCGTCACGTCATCGACACCGGGGACGTGCCCTACCCGCAGTACGTGCTGCCCGTCATCGTCGTGCAGGCGATGATCTTCACCGCGATGACCACCGCCGACCGCGCGGCGCGAGACAACCTCAGCGGCATGGGGATTCGGCTGCGCAGCCTGCCGATGCCGGCACTGGTACCGGTCACCGCGCGCATGCTCTCGGCGCTGCTGCGCGCGGCGGCATCCCTGGCCGCGGCGCTGGCCGTCGGATTCGCCTTCGGGTTCCGCTTCGATGGCACGGTGCTCGACGTCGTCGGCTTCTGCGCGATCGCGCTGCTGCTGTCGCTGGGCCTGTCGCTGGGGGCCGACGCGCTCGGTTCGGTGTCGAGCAACGCCGAGGCCGCCGGCCAGACGCTGCTCATTCCGCAGCTGCTGCTGGTCATGGTGTCGACGGGCATCGCGCCGGCCGGCGCCTTCCCGCACTGGCTCGGCTGGTTCGTCGAACGCCAGCCGGTGTCCCAGATCGCGGGGACGTTGCGCGACCTCGCCCAGGGCGACGTCGCCGGCGGCGACCTGTCGGCGAGCCTCGCCTGGTGCCTCGGCCTGCTCGCGGTGTTCGGCCTCATCGCGGTGCGCATGCAGCGGAGGTCGGCGTGA
- a CDS encoding ATP-binding cassette domain-containing protein: protein MSDLAIQLDAVTKRFGDHQALSGVTFSTPVGSVLGVLGPNGAGKTTTINILATLLRPTSGTATIAGYDVVTQAGKVRESIGLTGQYAAIDELLTGRENLILFARLRGMDKHAARSRADEMLAAFSLTEAGDKRVATYSGGMRRRVDIACGLVVPPKVVFLDEPTTGLDPRSRREVWDLVAGLRHQGITTLLTTQYLEEADALSDAIVVIDRGRVIADGTPDDLKARIGGSYCEVTPVSNADVARVAAALEGIAGVEVDAEGGTVSVPAPDGFATMSDVFARVTASGVELNDISLRKPSLDEVFFTLTGTAPAAAS, encoded by the coding sequence GTGTCCGACCTCGCCATCCAGCTCGACGCGGTGACCAAGCGCTTCGGCGACCATCAGGCGCTCTCCGGCGTCACGTTCTCCACGCCCGTCGGCTCGGTGCTCGGCGTGCTGGGTCCCAACGGCGCCGGCAAGACCACCACCATCAACATCCTCGCCACGCTGCTGCGCCCGACCAGCGGCACCGCGACCATCGCCGGCTACGACGTCGTGACCCAGGCGGGCAAGGTGCGCGAGTCGATCGGACTCACCGGCCAGTACGCGGCGATCGACGAACTGCTCACCGGACGCGAGAACCTCATCCTGTTCGCGCGGCTGCGCGGCATGGACAAGCACGCCGCGCGCTCGCGCGCCGACGAGATGCTGGCCGCGTTCAGCCTCACCGAGGCCGGCGACAAGCGCGTCGCCACCTACTCCGGCGGCATGCGCCGTCGCGTCGACATCGCCTGCGGCCTCGTCGTGCCGCCCAAGGTGGTGTTCCTCGACGAGCCGACCACCGGCCTGGACCCGCGCAGCCGCCGCGAGGTGTGGGATCTGGTCGCCGGGCTGCGCCACCAGGGCATCACGACGCTGCTCACCACCCAGTACCTCGAGGAGGCCGACGCGCTGAGCGACGCGATCGTGGTGATCGACCGCGGACGGGTGATCGCCGACGGCACGCCCGACGACCTCAAGGCGCGCATCGGCGGCAGCTACTGCGAGGTGACGCCGGTGAGCAACGCCGACGTGGCCCGCGTCGCCGCCGCGCTCGAGGGCATCGCAGGCGTGGAGGTCGACGCCGAGGGCGGCACGGTGTCGGTGCCCGCACCGGACGGCTTCGCCACGATGAGCGACGTCTTCGCCCGCGTCACCGCCTCCGGCGTCGAACTCAATGACATCTCGCTGCGCAAGCCGTCGCTCGACGAGGTGTTCTTCACCCTCACCGGCACGGCCCCGGCGGCCGCGTCGTGA